One Actinomycetota bacterium genomic window, ATCGGCATCTGGGGCACGCGCTGGGCCGCCGACCTGGGCGACCAGGACCTGGACCCACAAGTGCTGCTGTGGGACGTCCACTACAACATCGATCATGGCATCCTGCCCCCGGGCCGGACCGTCGTGCAGTTCGTGTTCCCCAAGGTCGAGCCGCACGTGCGGAACTGGTGGCTCGTACTGACCGCCGACGAGGCGGACGTCTGCGACGCCGACCCCGGCCACGACGTAGACGTCACGGTCACGGCCGACCTGCGCGCGTTCGCTGCTGTTTGGATGGGTGACCGAACGTGGCCGAACGTGCTCGGGGAGGGCGCCATCTCCATCGACGGGTCCGAGACTCTGCGGCGAGCGTTTCCGTCGTGGTTGAAGCTGTCGATGTTCGCAGGCGTCCCGCGAGTGCCGGCCTAAGTTGTAGCCGTCGGCGGGCCCGGGCTGCGGCTCTGGGGCACGGACGCGCTCGCGATGCCGTTGCCGGCCGCGCCAGTGCAGATGTTGAACTATCCGCGAACCGTTGGAACAGGGATGCTCGCCACGAAGCACGCAGGGAGCGATCACGTGAGCGAGCTTGAGTCTGAGGCCACGACCACCGCGGTGTACGACGCCGCCGCGGACGTGTTCGATCATCCGGTGCTGACGTTCTGGGAGGCCGCAGGCCGCGGCACCGTGGACTGCCTCGATCTGGCCCCGGGAATGGAGGTGCTCGACGTCGCCGCCGGCTCAGGATCATCTGCTCTCGCGGCTGCCGAGATCGTCGGGCCGGGTGGGCGCGTGGTCGCTGCTGATCTGTCTGTGAAGCTCCTGGAGCTGGCAACACGCAAGGCAGCGGACCGTGGTCTCGACAACGTGGAGATCGTCGTCGGCGACATGATCGATCTCGGGTATCCCGACGAGTCCTTCGACGCGGTGGTGTGCGTGTTCGGCATCTTCTTTCTGCCCGCTATGGCTCAGGGAGCCGCCGAGTTCTGGCGCATGGTAAAACCCGGCGGCCGGCTCGCGATCACCACGTTCGGTCCTGGCGTGCTGGAGCCCCTGTACGGCCCGTTCTGGGAGGCGGTCGCCGCCGAGCGCCCCGAGCTCGCCGAGAGCCGCTACAACCCATGGGATGACATCGACCGGCCCGAGCAACTAGCCGACCTCTTCACGTCGGCCGGCCTCCCCGAGCCGGATATCGTCACGGCAAGCCATCCAACCGCGGTCAGCAGCGCCCACGACTGGTGGGCGATCGTCATGGGAACAGGACTGCGCGGGACCATCGGCAAGCTCTCACCCGAGGCGGCCAACCGAGTCAGGCAGGCCAACGATCAGGTCGTCGAGTCGATGGCACCGCTGTTGGTCCGCATCGACGTGCAGTACGCGATCGCGGTGAAGCCGTAGTGACCCCACTCGGGATGTACTCCTTGCGGAAGCCGAATCGCGAAAGCGACTTGATAGTCTGCGCGGCGCCGCGCGCCGTGTGCGGCGGCCCGCCGGTTTCGTGCAGCGACACAACGAAGTCGTCCAGGTGCGAACCGGGGAGATCGCGGGCGAGCTCCAGGCCTTGAGCCGAGCCTCACCGCTCGAGCCGAGCGTGTGCCGGTCGCACCACGCGATCGTGCGCTCCGCGACGTTCTTCACGCGACAGGGCGCCAAGAACCCCTGTCGCAGATCCTCGATCGTCGTTTCGTGCGACGCGTAGACGTTGCCAACCGGTCGTGCCATGACCGGTCTCCTCCGCACTCGGTTCCGGGAGCAGAGCGGGAATCGGCGATCTTCTCGAGTGGATGCCCTTGCGCCCACGTGGCGCTTGGGTATACATTAGTGATGTCGTTAGGGATGCAGAGGAGGTCGAAATGCCTGCGGTCGCGGTGGACTTCACCAAGATCTGGGAGGAGGCCCATAAGTCGTCGGTCACAGAGCCGGTTCGGGCCAAGGCCGGCTATCTGCTCGAAACGATCGGTCCTCGAATCGCCGCGGCCGCTCTCGGGCTCAGCGACGCGCGACAGCTCAAGCGGTGGGCCGCGGAAGACCTG contains:
- a CDS encoding helix-turn-helix domain-containing protein, producing the protein MSEYSQFCPIAKAMELLDERWTILIVRELLSGSSHFNEIRSGNPKMSSALLAKRLRTLVRYELVDRHEDGNRVAYSLTPAGLELRPIVEAIGIWGTRWAADLGDQDLDPQVLLWDVHYNIDHGILPPGRTVVQFVFPKVEPHVRNWWLVLTADEADVCDADPGHDVDVTVTADLRAFAAVWMGDRTWPNVLGEGAISIDGSETLRRAFPSWLKLSMFAGVPRVPA
- a CDS encoding class I SAM-dependent methyltransferase, with translation MSELESEATTTAVYDAAADVFDHPVLTFWEAAGRGTVDCLDLAPGMEVLDVAAGSGSSALAAAEIVGPGGRVVAADLSVKLLELATRKAADRGLDNVEIVVGDMIDLGYPDESFDAVVCVFGIFFLPAMAQGAAEFWRMVKPGGRLAITTFGPGVLEPLYGPFWEAVAAERPELAESRYNPWDDIDRPEQLADLFTSAGLPEPDIVTASHPTAVSSAHDWWAIVMGTGLRGTIGKLSPEAANRVRQANDQVVESMAPLLVRIDVQYAIAVKP